A single region of the Actinoplanes sp. SE50/110 genome encodes:
- a CDS encoding Fur family transcriptional regulator: MLRERGLRLTPQRQLILEAVHELGHATPESVHNAVRERVAGVNITTVYRTLELLEELGLVSHTHLSHGSPTYHPAGEGQHVHLVCRSCGSIEEVEPSVLSPVCDRLRDERHFRVDVGHVSLFGVCGNCKESE, encoded by the coding sequence ATGCTGCGTGAGCGCGGCCTGCGGCTCACCCCGCAGCGTCAGCTGATTCTGGAAGCGGTGCACGAGCTCGGTCACGCGACCCCCGAGTCGGTGCACAACGCGGTCCGTGAGCGGGTCGCCGGTGTCAACATCACCACGGTGTATCGGACGCTCGAGCTGCTGGAAGAGCTCGGCCTGGTCAGTCACACCCACCTCTCGCACGGATCGCCGACCTACCACCCGGCGGGCGAGGGGCAGCATGTGCATCTGGTCTGCCGGTCGTGCGGGTCGATCGAGGAGGTGGAGCCGTCGGTGCTGTCGCCGGTCTGTGATCGCCTCCGCGACGAACGTCACTTCCGGGTCGATGTCGGGCACGTCTCCCTGTTCGGGGTCTGTGGAAACTGCAAGGAGTCGGAGTGA
- a CDS encoding folate-binding protein YgfZ — protein sequence MVEDLDPSSADAGVPAHFGDPMKEQRLLETGVGLVDRSHRDVLAVPGPERAGWLHTLTTQHLSELSANQGSELLVLSPHGHVEQHAFVTEDGTTAWLDTEPGAGAGLLRYLEMMRFFTRVEPRDATSEIAVLSLVGPAAADLFPDLAEPRVGAVPGPKFTAGTVPAEATAIYDVRPFEGGLVRRVPLGVDLLVPRHAKTSVIEKLGVARAGLWAYEAIRVAARVPRLRHETDHRTIPAEAGFMATAVHLDKGCYRGQETVARVHHLGRPPRRLALLHLDGIATDHPPAQGTPVELDGRAVGFVGTAVRHHELGLVALAVLKRTVADDARLTVGESAAAIDA from the coding sequence ATGGTCGAGGATCTCGACCCGAGTTCGGCCGATGCCGGGGTGCCGGCGCATTTCGGTGACCCGATGAAGGAGCAGCGGCTGCTGGAGACGGGGGTCGGCCTGGTCGACCGGTCGCACCGGGATGTGCTCGCGGTGCCGGGTCCGGAGCGGGCCGGCTGGTTGCACACGCTGACCACCCAGCACCTGTCCGAGCTGTCCGCGAATCAGGGCAGTGAGCTGCTGGTGCTGTCCCCGCACGGGCATGTGGAGCAGCACGCGTTCGTCACCGAGGACGGCACCACGGCGTGGCTCGACACCGAGCCGGGGGCCGGCGCGGGGCTGTTGAGATACCTGGAGATGATGCGGTTCTTCACCCGGGTGGAGCCGCGCGACGCGACCTCGGAGATCGCCGTGCTGTCCCTGGTGGGGCCGGCTGCCGCGGATCTCTTTCCGGATCTGGCGGAGCCTCGGGTCGGTGCGGTGCCGGGTCCGAAGTTCACCGCCGGCACGGTGCCGGCCGAGGCCACCGCGATCTACGACGTACGCCCGTTCGAGGGCGGCCTGGTGCGCCGAGTGCCCCTGGGGGTGGATCTGCTGGTGCCCCGCCACGCGAAGACGTCGGTGATCGAGAAGCTGGGGGTGGCGCGGGCCGGGCTGTGGGCCTATGAGGCGATCCGGGTCGCCGCCCGGGTCCCGCGGCTGCGGCACGAGACGGACCACCGGACGATCCCGGCCGAGGCGGGGTTCATGGCCACGGCCGTGCACCTGGACAAGGGGTGTTACCGCGGCCAGGAGACGGTCGCCCGGGTGCACCATCTGGGCCGGCCGCCGCGCCGGCTGGCGCTGCTGCACCTGGACGGGATCGCCACCGATCACCCGCCGGCGCAGGGGACGCCGGTGGAGCTGGACGGGCGGGCGGTCGGCTTCGTCGGCACCGCGGTCCGGCATCACGAGCTGGGTCTGGTGGCGTTGGCGGTGCTGAAACGCACCGTGGCCGACGACGCCCGCCTCACCGTGGGGGAGTCGGCGGCGGCGATCGACGCCTGA
- a CDS encoding aminotransferase class IV yields the protein MSEQILVSPADLMGDGVFETMHLRPSGPWLLAEHLDRLGRSAALLDLPVPPSPDLSSSAGRTGALRIIYTRSLLHVSVSDIPATVLRERRDGVRVLSAGLGVSVTNRPPWALSAAKSLSYATNFAARRWAARHQADDVIGVSTEGYVMEAPTSSVVWLAGDELCTVPAAEAGILPGITAAHLLSVAGEVGLRGVERMVTLPELAAADAIWLASSLRGLAEVVTFDGVVRERSRWTPRLLELLGF from the coding sequence ATGAGCGAGCAGATCCTGGTGTCCCCGGCCGACCTGATGGGCGACGGGGTGTTCGAGACGATGCACCTGCGCCCGTCCGGCCCGTGGCTGCTGGCCGAGCACCTGGACCGGCTGGGCCGGTCCGCGGCGCTGCTGGACCTTCCCGTACCGCCAAGTCCCGATCTCTCGTCTTCTGCCGGGCGGACGGGTGCTCTGCGGATCATCTACACCCGCAGCCTGCTGCACGTCAGCGTGTCCGACATCCCGGCGACCGTCCTCCGGGAACGCCGCGACGGGGTGCGGGTGCTCAGCGCCGGGCTCGGCGTCTCCGTGACGAACCGTCCACCGTGGGCGCTGTCCGCCGCCAAATCCCTGTCCTACGCGACCAATTTCGCGGCGCGGCGCTGGGCGGCGCGGCATCAGGCCGACGACGTGATCGGGGTTTCGACCGAGGGGTACGTCATGGAGGCCCCGACGTCGTCCGTCGTCTGGCTGGCGGGCGACGAGCTGTGCACGGTGCCGGCGGCGGAGGCCGGGATCCTGCCGGGGATCACGGCGGCGCATCTGCTGTCGGTGGCCGGGGAGGTGGGGCTGCGGGGGGTGGAGCGGATGGTGACGCTGCCGGAGCTGGCGGCGGCGGACGCGATCTGGTTGGCGTCGTCGCTGCGGGGGCTGGCGGAGGTGGTGACGTTCGACGGGGTGGTGCGGGAGCGGTCGCGGTGGACGCCGCGGTTGCTGGAGTTGCTGGGCTTCTGA